Proteins from a genomic interval of Massilia sp. KIM:
- a CDS encoding NUDIX hydrolase, with protein MKFCSECAHPVALAIPEGDNRPRYVCTHCHTIHYQNPKLVIGSIPVWEQDGKLQVLLCRRAIEPRYGYWTLPAGFMENEETTEQAAVRETEEEAGANVELGNLFTLLNVAHVHQVHLFYLARLRDLDFAPGIESLEVQLFAEDEIPWDELAFPTISTTLELFFADRIKLREGGSYGFHSRDIVRPMLAPREPD; from the coding sequence ATGAAATTCTGCTCCGAGTGCGCCCACCCTGTCGCGCTGGCCATTCCTGAAGGCGACAACCGGCCGCGCTACGTGTGCACGCACTGCCACACGATTCATTACCAAAATCCCAAGCTGGTCATCGGTTCCATTCCCGTCTGGGAACAAGACGGCAAGCTGCAGGTGCTGCTGTGCCGCCGCGCGATCGAGCCGCGCTACGGCTACTGGACCCTGCCGGCCGGTTTCATGGAAAACGAGGAAACCACCGAACAGGCCGCCGTGCGCGAAACCGAGGAGGAAGCCGGCGCCAACGTCGAGCTCGGCAACCTCTTCACCCTGCTGAACGTGGCCCACGTGCACCAGGTGCACCTGTTTTACCTGGCGCGCCTGCGCGACCTCGACTTCGCGCCGGGCATCGAAAGCCTGGAAGTCCAGCTCTTCGCCGAGGACGAGATTCCCTGGGACGAACTGGCCTTCCCCACCATCAGCACCACCCTGGAACTCTTCTTTGCCGACCGGATCAAACTGCGCGAAGGCGGCAGCTACGGGTTCCACAGCCGGGACATCGTTCGCCCCATGCTAGCTCCGCGAGAGCCCG